TACCTCTTTATTCAAATCTTTTGTTGAAATGTGTGTATTGCTTAAAGTCTGCTTCTTTAATTACCCTTTTTGAGAGTTAGATATTCTGATATTTGACTTTAATAACCTAGTATTTTGAAATTCTGTATGGAACTATGTTATTTTTTGTGTAATGAAGgatgaaattttttcattttgttgggaTTTTGTTGTTTTAGGTATTGCTGGCCTCTTCACAATTTTCTCAAGTTTCGTATTCAGTACAGTTGTTATTCATTTCCTAGATAAAGAATTGACAGGCTTGAAGTAAGTATTTAAAGcctaaataaacaatttttccaaaatatgttttgcatatatattatctttttatatatatgtatatcctacCCTTTTTTATATTTACAGATAATTTTAAACTCCTGCTATATTGATGCTTTTTATGccaataataatagttttatttttaagtgtcctTTCTTATTGTTAGACTAAATTATTTGTATTCCCCTGCTCCAACTAGTATTTCCCTGCTTGAGTATAGAATTGTTCATTTACTTATTCTTCTTGTGAGGTTTGGATTTAAATCCTTTGGGTCTCCCAttcggtgttcaggggacctgggACCACTCGATGATACTTTTAGACAGTCAGGCTGGTGGTTCAGTTCGAGGACCCAAAGATATGTTACTGTCCAGACTTTGTCGTTTTGGGAATCagatctctgtactatctttctcgcCCCTAGAATTGGATTTTTAGTTACTTCATCTTGTCTTGACAGTTGTGATACATTTACagtagttttttaaatttcttcttacaATGTATGATAAATTTATAGCAATAGCtaaatttttgctcttttttttgccCCGAGTCTGCATTCTTATGAGTTGGGGCTGTTCTTAGAGATATTTTTAGTGCTATTTCTGCCAACTTACtgtgtttagggctggagcgatagatagcacagcaggtagggcatttgccttgcacatggctgacccgggttcacttcttcagtccctctcggaggcctgtcaagctactgagagtatcccgcttgcacggcagagcctgacaagctacccatggcatattcgatatgccaaaaacagtaacaagactcacaacggagacgttactagtgccctctccagcaaattgatgaataatgggacaacagtgctactgtgtttagggaaaattttgttttttttaaattgattttggcATAACACCCAGCTTTGctgagggctttcttctggctctgctctcagcaatcacccctggtagGATCTAGGGTGCCCCATGCGATgctggaatggaacctgggttgacaataggcaaggcaaatgccttaactcctgtgctctctctccagcccatcctgCCAACTTACTGACTGAAAATATTATTTCGTTTATCTCCCccaaccgcacggcagagcctagcaagctccccatggcatatccatatgccaaaaacaataacaatagcaggtctcattcctctgaccctgaaagagcctccgattgttgggaaagatgagtaaggagaggctgctaaatctcagggctgggatgaatggagactggcacccacttgagtaaattgatgaacaatggatgacagtgatacaatgatctccCCAAACTATTGATacgtttaaaaattatatattattcttttctgCTAATTCAAGGAGATGGTTCTGTTACtcagcatatttttcttttttaaaaaaatatgtgtagatttatttttaatatttttagattttgggtcacacctggcgatgatcaggggttcctcctgactctgttcaggaattactcctgacagtgctcagggaccatatgggatggtggtgatcaaacctaggttgaccacatgtaaaacaagtgccctacctgctgtacttttgctccaacCCACTCAGCCTATTTTCCTATCAAATGATGTTTTTCcctgtaaatatatttatatttttaacattaaaatattttgagtgaaCAGTATCTTTAAGGATAATAAGTTATAGTAGAATCTTCCTTTTGGTCTGTAAAAGAGATTCAGATATTAGTGACGGTTAACATACTAGTGAATTATATATTGTAATATTGTATGCAGGGAAATGTtctgttttagaaaaaatatatttttttccttctttgttaaaTGTACCAAGTAacccttttttccccccaccaGTGAAGCTTTGCCCTTTTTCCTGCTTTTGATTGACCTTTCCAGAGCAAGTGCACTAGCAAAGTTTGCTCTCAGTTCCAACTCACAGGTAATTAGTCTTATACAACATGAATGATAATggtgtttctcttttttcagtttgtttataACAGTAGGGCAGTTAGAATTTGTCAGAGCTAAGATTTAGGAGTTACCCACAATTTTAAGCTTAATTGTCAAATCCTTTGACTGTGTTCTCCATTTCCTAAGAATGGTCCCATTTGTCTTAACTCAGATATAATTCACCAGCTTCTGGAGTTTGGAATAGTTCTACCTAATGAAACACATAGGATGGTAGAACAAATCTAATAGAAGAGTCTCTGGGTAGTTTTATTTCAGAACTTGAATAACCACTAACATTATctgtcataaaattttattttgaataaccACTAACATTATctgtcataaaattttatttatcgctggagcgatagcaaagagggtagggaatttgccttgcatgaggccgactcaggtttgatttccacaaactatatggtcccctgagcaccgccgggagtaatttctgagtgcaaagccaggactaacccttgagcatcgctgggtgtgacccaaaaaaagaaaaaaaaatttttgatatttAGTAGTTAATTAAGGAGCATAACATTTTTAACTGCTATGCATCAGAATATCTGTATATAAATTGCTTGTACCCCtgattttttacatatatatacatattgtctTTTTGAtcacaccagcggtgctcaggggttactcctggctctacattcaggaattattcctggtggtgcttgggggaccaaatgggatgttgggtattgaacccaggtcagcctcatgcaaggcaaaggccctgcccactgtgctatagctctagccccctgattatatatttcatttgagTATGTTTGCAAGGAGATATGATTTAGATTTCATAGTACTATCTGGTCTCCCAAAATTCATTCCTAAGTACTTATATTGGTAGTAACCAAAATGCAAAATGCAAATTATTATAGGATAGTAATTGTGGATTTAAGTGACAAGAATTAAGGCACCATTTTAGTGAAATATTCCTAAGAAATGTCACTGAATGGAAAGGAGAAGCAAGgtatatttacatatagatatatacatatctactTCACATAAATTGCATCTGGAGGCTTAATTTTACCATATTGCCTATTTTGTTCTTTATGCATTAAActatatttattactttattgacatttttagttattttgtacCTTATGCTTATGTTTGGTCTGTTTTAGGATGAAGTAAGAGAAAATATTGCTCGTGGGATGGCAATTTTAGGCCCCACATTCACCCTTGATGCTTTAGTAGAATGTCTTGTGATTGGAGTTGGTACCATTTCAGGTTTGTGAgcagtttttaatatatttaagagtCAGTTtgtagataaaaagaaaaacatattttagagtGCACTGGTTATTCTTAAATACaagtttttttaaagtctttaatgGTTACTGACATTATTCTTTAAATTCTTGATTGACTGTGTATATCTCATCTTATGGTTTAGTGGGAAATTAGTAGTTCACTTTATGTCCATatggtttaatttttgtttaccaATTAATAATAATTGTTTACCAATTTTCttaccattttcttctctttctatattTATTCCAGGATTTTATGTTGAATATTCATTGGTGGTTTTATTGGCTTTAAGCCAAACTTGTGTTCCATGATTTTTCTGGAATGCACCATCTAaccttgctgtttttttttattaaattagtgACTTGTGTGTCTAATTGTTTTAATTGTCAAAGGAGATAGGACAAGAGTCAGAAGTTGGAAGGATCTAACTTAGATCCTCTTAATGTGGTTGCAAAGATTTAATCAGACTATGTATTgtaatggctggagcaatagcacagcgggtaaggcatttgctttgcactcagccgacccgggttcgattcctccacccctcttggagagcctggcttgGAGAttccaagagtatccagcccgcacgtggcagagcctggcaagctacccatggcatattcgatatgccaaaaatagtaacaacaagtctcacaatggagacgttactggtgcccgctcgagcatatcgatgaacagtgggatgacagtgatacagtgatgcattaTAATAGCCAGTACCCAGCATTAGCCCAACACATAGGTTTCTTCATCTCTAATTTGATAGAGTAGAGGATTAGATGTTAAATATCAAACATAGGTTTCCACTATATAGGATAAAAATTATGGCCTGGTATGGGAATTTGCCCAAATGAATATATAAGCTGTTGCTAAGGTTTCCTAATCATTAGgattaaattttatgacttcctcATGAAGACCGAAGTTAGTTAACAGTTAACTATACGTGTTCTGGTGTATTTCCTGATGTATTTTTCACTAGCATATTAAATATGTGTCTTCTAACTTTTCGAGGGTAAGATGATTATTTGTATGTAtcattcagcagtgcttggggaaattatgtggtgccagggcatTTTTGATCAGGTAAAACCGTAGCTGtagcttctctttctctttctttctttctttctttctttctttctttctttctttctttctttctttctttctttctttctttctttctttctttctttctttctttctttctttctttctttctttctttctctctctctctctctctttctttctttctttctttctttctttccctttcccctccctccctccctccctccctccctccctcccttccttccttccttccttccttccttccttccttccttccttccttccttccttccttccttccttccttccttccttcctttcttccttccttttcttttatttctcgctctctcttccttccttccttcccccccccttttttttgagcCAAAGAACCTGTAGGAGTAGCCAGATTTAGTAGTGGATCTAGAAACCCAGGACTCTGCCTATGAAATCAGTTGGAAAGCAGCAGCATGATGTGTTTGCCATGATAGAGTGGAAATTACCAAATTTAACTTTGGAAAAGTCATTTAGGAGACATTTATAGTCGTACAGAAATATTCCAGTTAGGGTTTGGTTTAGGATAAGATTCTTTTTTGGGATTTTTGAGGGTTCTGTGGGGGATCGGGAGTGTACCATAGctgctggtggtggggctggagactgACTTGTAGTTCAGTTCTGGGGCCAGGCAATCATTGAACACCAGGCCTCAAAGACATGTGCTTCTGCCCTTGAGCTCTCTCCTCTGAGCCTCAGGTGTAATACATGTTAACTAGGAGGTACTATTAGGCAGCCAGTAAGAGCAGAAAAATTTCTTCTTAGAAGTGCATAGATTAGTACTGTCTCTGTGCCACAGAGAGACTGTTAGTGGATAAAGGAGGGAAGAATGCCTGGAGGACATACAGCAAGCACAGGAATAACTTATAGAGTGAATGCCAGTTGATAGCTAAGTTGTTAAAGCCTCCAGCAAGTAGATTTAGAGAGATATTTAGCTACTATTTAAAATGTAGGTTGTTCATACTGTGTTTTCGtttgtttttagtatttatttaattatttatttatttggtcataACCTAGTGCTTGGGAACGATTCAGCCTGATGCGGAGGCTTCCCCCAGTCAGTGCTCTTGCTGGAAACCCGGCGCTCTGGGTGGCcgagcctgtgctcagcccattgaagtGTCTTTCTGGCATTCAGACTGTTGATTGTCACTGCTACTCTTGAATTTGTACATTTAAGAGTAATTGCTGTAGAGTTTTTTATAATGTCACTTATGCTATACTTTGTCATTTAGTCAAATGTATCTTGTCAGCAGTTTTTGAAAGGAAAGGGAATCAGTTTTTTATTTCAAagcattttgtgtttgtgtttgtttgtgtgtctgtagttctggggattgaacttcatCCATACAAGGCAACTGCTGAGCTATATCTCTGAAATTCCATCATTCTGTTATGTCTATTTGAGACTATTAAATGATAACTTAAACACTATGTACATTTATTTTGAATCTTGAGTTGCttttttgcatttcattttttcctgaagAAATTAATTGAATTGAAAAATTATAAGCCCATcaatagaaatgttttattaaaaatagttcagtaattgataaaaattttatattaagaaaaggaaaagctaGCTAGTGGTAAAAAAGCAGTTGATGGTAGTATGTTTTATATAAGGtccatgctgggggggggggaggcagacagATAACGCCAgggatagggcacttgacttgcatgtagccgacctgggtttgaaaccTTGCACCACATGTtttcctgtgagcactgccaggagtgatcccttagctgATGTAGGAGTAAGTCtggagcatcactaggtgtggcatCCGAAAGGGGCATcgggcaaaaaaacaaaacaagtccaTGATTCATAAGCAAATTATTTGTGTAGTAATGAGTGGCACTGGATCAGGGGCAAGGGTGGGATGGAACGGGCTTATTTTGTTAGAATAGCTTGCCCTTGATAGCTACACAGTGGTGCTGCCATGTGGTAAACAGTACATTGAACATTACTGCAGTGCTTGCTGTGATGTTAAGGATTACAGCAGAGGAGGGTCCGTATCCGTGTGGACTTAATTCCTGCTGTGATCTGAGGTTGGTTTCACTTTTGTTCATTCTTCTAGAAGATTGAGAAGAACTTGCTAtactaatattttcatttatttcacctATAGATATACCTATCTAAATCTGGTGTATGCAGCATCAAAAAATACATGTACTTtactgattatttattttttgtttgaccAGGAGTGCGTCAACTGGAAATTATGTGCTGCTTTGGATGCATGTCAGTTCTTGCCAACTACTTTGTGTTCATGACTTTCTTCCCAGCTTGTGTGTCCCTGGTTTTAGAGGTATGAGCAGTTTTTACTGTGGTTGAGGAGTAGTGTTTCTCATGACATTGCTTCACCTAAATGAAATCAAATCAAAGTCTATGGAGGTAACGTTGACTTTTATTTTGTAGCTCTCTCGGGAAAGCCGTGAAGGTCGGCCAATTTGGCAGCTTAGCCATTTTGCCAGAgttttagaagaagaagaaaataaaccaaatcCCGTTACTCAGAGAGTTAAGATGATCATGGTAATTAAAGTTTTCTTCCGATATTCTCAGTTCCGGTCTTAAAATTCGGTTTTCTCTTTGGggtttttccttcttccccttgTCTTCCACAGTATTTGACTTATtgatattcctttattttttcttaatttcttcttcatttctttcaaaaCTTCTCTATATTCTCTCCTTTAAGCAGATTTTTTCTGTTCCTTCCCTTTGTCTCTCTTTGGAAATTGTTCTTTTCGATGTTTTCAGTAATTCGGTGGCTTTTGTACTTTTAATTGGTCACATAGTGTTttgggtctttctttctttctctctaaaaatgttttttttaattcccttcccttcccttttattGTTGCTGTGATGACTGGGGTTGTGTTTCTTGCCGAGGTTGGCACTCCTTTAGTGGTGCTCATTGGGAGTCACTGCCTTATTTATTGGCAGTTGCACTTCTGCCTTATTTATTGGCAGTCACACTTCTGGTGTGGCACTTCGGTatctttttagttgtggtgcttgccaggggttaTAGCTCACAAGCATCTGGCTGTGAGCTTTGTTGAATAGCCAGAAATCACACACAGTAGAACTGCCAGGATCATTCAGTACATGTGTGACACTAGGGGTTTGGGCCCATGGCCATCTGCTTATAAAGCAGGGGCTCCAAGCTCCTATATTGGGCCCAAGGACTTTTTCATGGGGAGGTGAGGTCTTGAACacacctggtagtattcagggcttacttttgactctgcattcaggattcattcctggcggggctcaggggaccaaatggggtgccagggaccagaaggtcagccgtgtgcagggcaagtgccctacccactgtattatctctctggtcccccaggGCTTTTTTCTAATATAAGGGAAGACCACAGAAAACATTGTCTGATGAGTTACTTGCCAAGGATAAGTTTAGTTTTATGGGTGTGCAGAGGATatataagtttttaatttttgtttcagtcTCTAGGTCTGGTTCTTGTTCATGCTCACAGTCGCTGGATAGCTGATCCTTCTCCTcaaaatagcacagcagaaaaTTCTAAGGTTTCTTTAGGATTGGATGAAAATGTGTccaaaagaatcgaacccagtgTTTCCCTCTGGCAGTTTTATCTCTCCAAGTAAGTGAATCAAGACGTGGTTTGTTGTGTCTGAACCCAGTGTTCTTTCTTGTTAAATGTATAGATTGTACCTTTCATAGTTTAGAATaataatttgctttcttttatttagaaTGATCAGCATGGATATTGAACAAGTTATTACCCTAAGTTTAGCTCTCCTTCTGGCTGTCAAGTACATCTTTTTTGAACAAACTGAGACAGAGTCTACACTTTCATTAAAAAACCCTATCACATCTCCAGTAGTGACCCAGAAGAAAGTTCCAGAATATTGTTGTAGACGTGAACCTATTCTAGTTAGAAATAACCAGAAGTTCCATGCAATGGAGGAGACCAGaataaacaatgaaagaaaaggtGATTTCTTGTTCTCTTCATTCCCGTTTCTTCCAATGCTTCTAACGTCACTAAGTTGAGTTTGTTTTAAAAGTTAACATTCAGGCTGATAAGATCTTCTTTTGATCTCTTGAATAGTTGAGGTCATAAAACCCTTATTGGCAGAAACTGACACTTCCAGCAAAACTACATTTGTGGTTGGTAACCCCTCCTTTGATACTTCACTGGAACCAGAGGCACAAGAGCCTGAAATTGAACTCCCTGCGGAACCACGGCCTAATGAAGAGTGTCTGCAGATACTTGAGAATGCAGAGGtgaggaaagggaaaataaacttCAGGGTGGtagcctttttttggggggtggggaggtggggggatttTGGGTCGAACTCTGCATTCCTCAAGGCAGCTACCAGCATAGTGCTCTGGGACCCTTTAGGATCAAATCTGAacttccagcatgcaaagcactcaaacattcactccagccctttgagctagcttGGATTCAAGTCtggtttcctttttgtttgcttgatttttaagaaaggaaactttttgtttttgtcaacTTAAGAAGCTATAGCTTCTGAGTATATACAAAGTTCTAAGTTTAtgcatggttttatttatttaatttatttattgcatgGTTTATGGCTCCGGTATCTTTCATGCCATGCAGCTGTTTGTGAGATAGCTGAAACCATGTCAGTTTTTCAGATGAGATGGTTGGGGCTCCTTTGAGTGTTATTCTTCATTGCTTGTTATTCTTCAATGCTTGTGTTTTTAGCTCTactgagaacatttttttaacagcttatttattatgaataattgaaTAATATGAATTATGGTGCTTTGCAGTTTTGTCACTTCCCACCCTAAATTCCCTTCTACTCTTGTACATTTCTTTAGCAAGGTGCGAAATTTCTCAGTGATGCTGAGGTCATACAGTTGGTCAATGCCAAGCATATTCCAGCTTATAAATTGGAAACTCTGATGGAAACCCACGAACGAGGTGTATCTATTCGCAGACAGATGCTTTCACAGAAACTTCCAGAGCCTTCTTCACTGCAGTATCTGCCTTATAGGAACTATAATTATTCCTTGGTAAGTTATTTTCTTGATTGGAGAAGGTTTACTTTGTAGTTTTTCAGTCTTGCAGATTTACTAtttaggttttaaaatattttcagttgttCTTTAACACATGGTTTTGTAAAATGcatccttttaaaattataaatttgaactttaaagattttagaaattctgggactggaaaaataggacagtgggtagggctcttgccttgcatgctgttaaCAGACTTGGATTTGGTCTCCGGCattctgtatggttccccaagcactaccaggggtaatttctgagttcagagtcaggggtaGAATGTTGCTGTGTGTAACACAAAAGCAAAGGaatgaaagggagagaaggagagaaggagggagggaaggaaggaaaaaaggaggaaggaaaggatcaaaaccaggctggccatatgcaagacctACCCATTTTATTATCTTCTGCATCTGTCTGCCTtaccagtgtactatctctctgcacaaacttttatcttttaaatacttttaaagatTTACTCTGCATTTTGGTTTCATTCTGACTTAATTTCACTTTAGAAGCATTTAAAGAAACACATGCATTTCATGGAAGAAGgactatgccagggatcaaacaaaattttttttattttcaaatatctaacaattttaaatattgttgAAATTTGCTGAAGGATTAATTTTGAAGGAAGCTATTTGATGAGAGCTGTTTATTTTCAATGTAGTGTTTACTTGGTATATGACTTGACCTTTCAGGTGATGGGAGCTTGCTGTGAGAATGTTATTGGGTATATGCCAATCCCTGTTGGAGTGGCAGGACCTCTGTTCTTggatggaaaagaatttcaggttcCAATGGCAACAACAGAAGGTTGTCTTGTGGCCAGCACTAACAGAGGCTGCAGAGCCATATGTGTAAGTTGGCATTCATATATTTGCCTTTTTAAAGTTATGTTCTAGGCCAAGCAATGGGAATTTTGGGGATAATCAAGGATAACTTTTGGGACAAGTGGAAGCATTCTTAGATTAATAAGTGCTTGTATAACATTCTCTGAATAGCTTGGTGGAGGTGCTAGCAGCCGAGTCCTTGCAGATGGAATGACTCGTGGCCCAGTGGTGCGTCTTCCCCGTGCTTGTGACTCTGCAGAAGTGAAGGCATGGCTTGAGACCCCTGAAGGGTTTGCAGTgataaaggaagcatttgacagcaccagcaggtgtgtggGGGTTTACTTCAGAATCAGTGCCATTTGTAGTGATCACTAAATGTCACTGTCTATACATATTTACCTGCTGATCATGACATAATGAAAGACTGACTTGAACTAGAGACATTTAAACTAATTATTAATGCGTGGCTTAGTCATGGAGAGAATGTTGATCTGAATGAGTATTCAATAGAGGCAAAATTGGGGATAAAGTTTGAACTACTAAGTGTATGTGTTggttttagaaggctctcttaaTAATTAGACTTACTGTACCTTAGAAGACCTCTGAGTTAGAATTGCTCTAGGGCAGGATCATTGACTTACAAAAAGATTTTCCAAGCAGCATGGAAGTTTGTATTACTATAGTAGATTTAACtatgaatgaagaaaattaaatttgtaaaGAAATATGATCAGTACAAATGATTAGCCCAAGATCATTAAAACTTACACACTTACtttcagagccagagtgatagcatagcgggtggggcgacctgggttcaatccccggcattctatatgtcccccaagcaccaccaggagtaattcctgagtgtagatccaggagtaacccctgagcaatgctgggtgtgacccaaaaagcaaaaaaacaaacaaacaaaaaaaaccttacacTTATTTTCATTCAGACTTCTAAATTCATCTGTGATGAAGTAACCATAACTCTTCCTTAGAGCAAATCAGAGTGACGGGCCAGGAAGATAGGTCAAAGGGTTATCAGGCactgtttgatcccagcatcacatagctCCCTAAGAACCATTGGATTCAGCCCTCGTAGCCTAGTAGGTTATTTGACCAAAGGCCCTGGTAGCCCAGCATTGCCCCTGCTCctccaaaagagagaaaataggaatGACAGTTGAAATAGTATTCTAGTAAATGTCTAAAGAGAGCACATTATATTAAACAagctaagtatattttaaaatgagttctATCTTAAAACCTTCACtgcttttattttcagatttgcaCGTCTACAGAAACTTCATATGAGTATAGCAGGGCGCAACCTTTATATCCGGTTCCAGTCCCGGTCGGGTGATGCCATGGGCATGAACATGATCTCCAAGGTGGGCCTGGCTCTCCCATTTGAGAACCCGTGCTCATGATTATCTCAGGAGAGGAAGCTTGGAGCAGGGCAGACTTGTCTAGGATTATATTCTCTGCTgcacttttgaattttttattatacATAAATGACTTTGTCAGAGTTAGTTGAAAGATTTTtactaaaagtaaataataatttatataagtCATGAtccagaacgatagcacagcatgttCCGActtgggcttgattcctccatccctctcggagagcccagcaagctaccgagagtatcccgcccgcacggcagagcctggcaagctacctgtggcgtattcgatatgccaaaaccagtaacaagtctcacaatggagacgttactcgtgcccacccgagcaaattgatgaacaatgggacgacagtgctacagtactataagTCATGGAAGTCAGGCATTTGTTGATAGATGATTTCTATTTGATACATTTACTTTAAACTAGTCTGAAGATTAGGAAGAATCTTGGATTTAGCACTTCAAAATTTTGTCTTGTAAATCATAAAAGCTGACTTAAGAGATTTTTaagatttgtatataaaaaaagatCAAGTAATAGTCCAAGTGTGTAGTGCATTTATTTTACACAATTACACATGACTTTCATtgtattctttttgtgtgtgttactggacataaaggtaaaatattaacattaatttggctaaaaaatttatttcatggttTTTCTGTTTACAAGGACTATTCTGAAAGAGATAGGTCTGTGATCGAAAGGATAAACTTGAAAAATTGCCAGTCagggctgaagcagtagtacattgggtaggatgcttgccttgcatgctactgacccgcatttgatccccaacattttctatggtccccctgagcatcactgagtgtgaccccaaaacaagacaaaatccCCAAGTAAACCGTGGCCctggattatagaaatgaggaTGCCAcagaaagagggaaactgggggatgGGGATCGTGGTAGGGGGTATCAGGGTGAAGAGAAGGACTGGTAATACGAAAAGGGTATTGtcaagctcaggggtcactc
The nucleotide sequence above comes from Sorex araneus isolate mSorAra2 chromosome 1, mSorAra2.pri, whole genome shotgun sequence. Encoded proteins:
- the HMGCR gene encoding 3-hydroxy-3-methylglutaryl-Coenzyme A reductase: MLSRLFRMHGLFVASHPWEVIVGTVTLTICMMSMNMFTGNDKICGWNYECPKFEEDVLSSDIIILTITRCIAILYIYFQFQNLRQLGSKYILGIAGLFTIFSSFVFSTVVIHFLDKELTGLNEALPFFLLLIDLSRASALAKFALSSNSQDEVRENIARGMAILGPTFTLDALVECLVIGVGTISGVRQLEIMCCFGCMSVLANYFVFMTFFPACVSLVLELSRESREGRPIWQLSHFARVLEEEENKPNPVTQRVKMIMSLGLVLVHAHSRWIADPSPQNSTAENSKVSLGLDENVSKRIEPSVSLWQFYLSKMISMDIEQVITLSLALLLAVKYIFFEQTETESTLSLKNPITSPVVTQKKVPEYCCRREPILVRNNQKFHAMEETRINNERKVEVIKPLLAETDTSSKTTFVVGNPSFDTSLEPEAQEPEIELPAEPRPNEECLQILENAEQGAKFLSDAEVIQLVNAKHIPAYKLETLMETHERGVSIRRQMLSQKLPEPSSLQYLPYRNYNYSLVMGACCENVIGYMPIPVGVAGPLFLDGKEFQVPMATTEGCLVASTNRGCRAICLGGGASSRVLADGMTRGPVVRLPRACDSAEVKAWLETPEGFAVIKEAFDSTSRFARLQKLHMSIAGRNLYIRFQSRSGDAMGMNMISKGTEKALLKLHEYFPEMQVLAVSGNYCTDKKPAAINWIEGRGKSVVCEALIPAKVVREVLKTTTEALVEVNINKNLVGSAMAGSIGGYNAHAANIVTAIYIACGQDAAQNVGSSNCITLMEASGPTNEDLYISCTMPSIEIGTVGGGTNLLPQQACLQMLGVQGACQDNPGENARQLARIVCGTVMAGELSLMAALAAGHLVRSHMIHNRSKINLQDLQGTCTKKAS